The following coding sequences lie in one Desulfovibrio sp. Huiquan2017 genomic window:
- the alr gene encoding alanine racemase codes for MIDYNKLRVRIRLDNLRHNYRLFTQIHDNVIPVIKSDAYGHGLVEVASALEKDGAETFAVGFVHEAVKLRRSGCAKRILALLGPISDEDIQSLWEHRILTPISHFAQLKRVLAAAERNGPLNIGLKFDTGMRRLGFLPEETDEVAALLKGGPVTPVMATSHLARADEPGRETDVALQARRFQAALDGLARAGFKVEANLANSAGGLVHGDCRMDSMRLGIGLYGCDPLEGAGEERLPGRLRTAMSVSAPVMQVHPLKKGESISYGWTFTAERDSMVAIVGVGYADNYSRALSNRGEMVLHGRRVPIRGRVCMQMTAVDVTELMGEGTEVLPGDEAWLLGGPGERPVTPEDLAEWGGTITYEAFCLLGQNPREYV; via the coding sequence ATGATCGATTACAACAAACTTCGCGTGCGCATCCGCCTGGACAACCTGCGCCACAACTACCGCCTGTTCACGCAGATTCACGACAACGTCATCCCGGTGATCAAGTCCGACGCTTACGGTCACGGCCTGGTCGAAGTGGCCTCCGCCCTGGAAAAGGACGGCGCTGAAACCTTTGCCGTGGGCTTTGTCCATGAGGCGGTCAAGCTGCGCCGGTCCGGCTGCGCCAAGCGCATCCTGGCCCTGCTCGGGCCCATCTCGGACGAGGACATCCAGTCCCTGTGGGAGCATCGCATCCTTACGCCCATCTCCCATTTCGCCCAATTGAAGCGGGTCCTGGCCGCGGCCGAGCGAAACGGGCCGCTGAACATCGGGCTGAAGTTCGACACCGGCATGCGCCGCCTGGGGTTCCTGCCCGAGGAGACGGACGAGGTCGCCGCCCTGCTCAAGGGCGGCCCGGTCACCCCGGTCATGGCCACTTCCCACCTTGCCCGGGCCGACGAGCCCGGCCGGGAGACGGATGTGGCGCTCCAGGCCCGCCGTTTCCAGGCCGCTCTGGACGGGCTGGCCCGCGCGGGCTTCAAAGTGGAGGCCAACTTGGCCAATTCGGCGGGCGGCCTGGTGCACGGCGACTGCCGCATGGACTCCATGCGCCTGGGCATCGGCCTGTACGGCTGCGATCCCCTGGAGGGGGCGGGCGAGGAGCGCCTGCCCGGCAGACTCAGGACGGCCATGTCGGTCTCGGCCCCGGTCATGCAGGTTCACCCCCTGAAAAAAGGCGAGTCCATCAGCTACGGCTGGACCTTTACGGCCGAGCGCGATTCCATGGTGGCCATCGTGGGCGTGGGCTATGCCGACAACTACAGCCGCGCCCTGTCCAACCGGGGCGAGATGGTCCTGCACGGCAGGCGCGTGCCCATCCGGGGCCGGGTGTGCATGCAGATGACCGCAGTTGACGTGACCGAGCTTATGGGCGAAGGGACGGAGGTCCTGCCGGGCGACGAGGCCTGGCTTCTGGGCGGCCCGGGCGAGCGTCCGGTCACCCCCGAGGACCTGGCCGAGTGGGGCGGCACCATCACCTACGAGGCCTTCTGCCTGCTTGGGCAGAATCCGCGCGAGTACGTGTAG
- a CDS encoding HAMP domain-containing sensor histidine kinase: MKLRSFQMRILLWTWGLLLMAMAVVFFYSTSIVGDELVTEAEIRTRHQIEAIEWLIQDHSTFQSQKDFAEWLDALAFKLNSRITYIVNGKVVADSEVPFAELGQMDDHSRRPEVLAVQDDGWGINVRHSDTLGKDMLYVARNFSGLSGVDAGVLRMAVPFSHVSARLDLLRSNLIWLFLGTFALAVLLSVVMSHNMSRDIRAFSELARSIGEGDYSKRLRVLPGGEFKPLAQSVNAMAQSIERNIELIQDQKGQLQAVFGGMREGVLTLDSHGRVESFNKALDEMFNLPATTVGRSPIEVIRRFEIQDLVDKVIAEPEAGPRSIQIDILDTRIIEVTAERFLDQNGVRKVILVFYDITEMKRSEKGLKDFVANASHQLRTPLTSIKGYTETLLDMPPDDPESARKFLEIVLKNADHMDKVISSMLALAKSEQAGKRLKLVPLSGREHLSRAIDDLAVWAGEHNITFRTRTPDDEMAVMGETDGLLHVFHNLLNNAVKYSPEGGVITVSAEDDGESIVFCVEDQGPGISREHSTKVFERFYRVDENTIDGSGSAGLGLAICRRIVKNLGGDIWHDGYGEDVRGARFCFRLNKPGDSAL, encoded by the coding sequence ATGAAACTGCGCTCTTTCCAGATGCGGATACTGCTGTGGACCTGGGGATTGCTCCTCATGGCCATGGCCGTGGTCTTCTTCTACTCCACGAGCATCGTCGGTGACGAACTGGTCACCGAGGCGGAGATCCGCACGCGGCACCAGATCGAGGCCATCGAATGGCTCATCCAGGACCACTCGACGTTTCAGTCCCAAAAGGACTTCGCCGAGTGGCTCGACGCCTTGGCCTTCAAACTGAATTCCCGCATTACCTACATCGTGAACGGCAAGGTGGTGGCGGACTCCGAGGTCCCCTTCGCCGAACTCGGCCAGATGGACGACCACAGCCGTCGGCCCGAGGTGCTGGCCGTCCAGGACGACGGCTGGGGCATCAACGTCCGCCACTCCGATACCCTGGGCAAGGACATGCTCTACGTGGCCCGGAATTTTTCGGGCTTGTCCGGCGTGGACGCGGGCGTCCTGCGCATGGCCGTGCCCTTTTCCCACGTCAGCGCGCGGCTTGATCTCCTGCGTTCCAACCTGATCTGGCTTTTCCTGGGCACCTTCGCCCTGGCCGTGCTCCTGAGCGTGGTCATGTCCCACAACATGAGCCGCGACATCCGCGCTTTTTCCGAACTGGCGCGGTCCATCGGCGAGGGCGATTATTCGAAGAGGCTGCGCGTCCTGCCCGGCGGCGAGTTCAAGCCCCTGGCCCAGTCGGTCAACGCCATGGCCCAGTCCATCGAGCGCAACATCGAACTCATCCAGGACCAGAAGGGGCAGTTGCAGGCCGTGTTCGGCGGCATGCGCGAGGGGGTGCTGACGCTCGATTCCCACGGCCGGGTGGAGTCCTTCAACAAGGCCCTGGACGAGATGTTCAACCTGCCCGCCACCACGGTGGGCCGTTCGCCCATCGAAGTCATCCGCCGCTTCGAGATCCAGGACCTGGTGGACAAGGTCATCGCCGAGCCCGAGGCCGGGCCGAGGTCCATCCAGATCGACATCCTGGACACGCGGATCATCGAGGTCACGGCCGAACGCTTCCTGGACCAGAATGGCGTGCGCAAAGTCATTCTGGTCTTTTACGACATCACGGAAATGAAGCGTAGCGAAAAGGGCCTCAAGGATTTCGTGGCCAACGCTTCCCACCAACTGCGCACCCCCCTGACCTCCATCAAAGGCTATACCGAGACGCTTCTCGACATGCCGCCCGACGACCCCGAATCCGCTCGAAAATTTCTGGAGATCGTGCTCAAAAACGCCGACCACATGGACAAGGTCATTTCCAGCATGCTGGCGCTGGCCAAGTCCGAACAGGCCGGCAAACGCCTCAAGCTCGTGCCCCTGTCCGGCCGGGAACACCTGTCCCGGGCCATCGACGACCTGGCCGTCTGGGCCGGTGAACACAACATCACCTTCCGCACCCGCACCCCCGACGACGAAATGGCCGTTATGGGCGAGACCGACGGGCTGCTGCACGTCTTTCACAATCTGCTCAACAACGCGGTCAAGTACAGCCCCGAAGGCGGGGTCATCACGGTCAGCGCCGAAGACGACGGCGAGTCCATCGTCTTTTGCGTGGAGGACCAGGGGCCGGGCATCTCGCGGGAGCATTCCACCAAGGTGTTCGAACGCTTCTACCGGGTGGACGAGAACACCATCGACGGGTCGGGCAGTGCCGGGCTGGGTCTGGCCATCTGCCGTCGCATCGTCAAGAATCTGGGTGGGGATATCTGGCATGACGGCTATGGCGAGGATGTGCGCGGCGCACGTTTCTGCTTTCGTTTGAACAAGCCGGGGGATTCGGCCTTGTAA
- a CDS encoding inorganic phosphate transporter, translating to MDIYDLFLYMSVGAGFLMAFNLGANDVANSMASAVGARAITVRQAVFIAGSLNFVGAVFLGSHVTATISKGIINPDVIADPKLIMIGMFASLLAAGLWVLVATLTSLPVSSTHSIVGAITGFGLVAGGPDVVNWLKMGGIVLSWIISPFFAAAIAYFIFTHIRRYILFQRHFVHQAKKWAPIWVAVTLSMISLSFLYKTPVGKSLGLHWLVSLSIAALLSLLAWAVARHFVGKFVLDQEEGAEGVERIFRKMQVGTSCYVALSQGANDVANAIGPVAAIYLIAKEHMLLAKADVPWPMLVLGGMGIAVGIAVLGHKVMGTVGEKITTLTNTRGFAVDFGAASTVLVASNLGLPVSTTHAAVGGVVGVGLARGFSAVDFRVLLRIVAYWVATVPIAALTSIVIFVLLKWLCYS from the coding sequence ATGGATATCTACGATCTGTTTCTATACATGTCCGTGGGGGCCGGGTTCCTCATGGCATTCAACCTCGGGGCCAACGATGTGGCCAACTCCATGGCTTCGGCCGTGGGAGCCAGAGCCATCACGGTCAGACAGGCCGTGTTCATCGCGGGTTCCCTGAACTTCGTGGGCGCGGTCTTCCTCGGGTCCCATGTGACCGCGACCATCAGCAAGGGGATCATCAACCCCGATGTCATCGCGGACCCGAAATTGATCATGATCGGCATGTTCGCCTCGCTCCTGGCGGCCGGGCTGTGGGTTTTGGTGGCCACGCTGACCTCGCTGCCGGTTTCCTCCACGCACTCCATCGTCGGGGCCATCACCGGGTTTGGGCTGGTGGCGGGCGGCCCGGACGTGGTCAACTGGCTCAAGATGGGCGGCATCGTCCTGTCCTGGATCATCTCTCCCTTCTTTGCCGCGGCCATCGCCTATTTCATCTTCACCCACATCCGGCGGTATATCCTTTTTCAACGGCATTTCGTGCATCAGGCCAAAAAATGGGCGCCCATCTGGGTGGCCGTGACCCTGTCCATGATCTCCCTGTCCTTCCTGTACAAGACTCCGGTGGGCAAGTCCCTGGGGCTGCACTGGCTGGTTTCGCTGTCCATCGCCGCGCTGCTTTCCCTTCTGGCCTGGGCCGTCGCTCGCCATTTTGTGGGCAAGTTCGTCCTGGATCAGGAGGAGGGCGCCGAGGGCGTGGAACGAATCTTCCGCAAGATGCAGGTCGGAACATCCTGTTACGTGGCCCTGTCCCAGGGGGCCAACGACGTGGCCAACGCCATCGGGCCGGTGGCGGCCATTTACCTCATCGCCAAAGAGCACATGCTTCTGGCCAAGGCGGACGTCCCCTGGCCCATGCTCGTCCTGGGCGGCATGGGCATCGCCGTGGGCATCGCCGTCCTCGGCCACAAGGTCATGGGCACGGTGGGCGAGAAAATCACCACCTTGACCAACACGCGCGGCTTTGCCGTTGACTTCGGGGCCGCCTCCACCGTATTGGTCGCCTCCAATCTCGGCCTGCCGGTGTCCACCACCCATGCGGCGGTTGGCGGCGTGGTCGGCGTGGGCCTGGCGCGCGGCTTCTCGGCCGTGGATTTTCGGGTCCTGCTGCGCATCGTCGCCTACTGGGTGGCCACCGTCCCCATCGCGGCCCTGACCAGCATTGTTATCTTTGTGCTGCTCAAATGGTTGTGTTACAGCTAA
- a CDS encoding DUF47 family protein, which translates to MTLRIPFFGLLGSRSPMEGLVEHYDKIAECIAAIDESLECYVSGGVCREFKELTKAIDEIENHADSIKRNIRNHLPKGLFMAVEKHLFLSYTKSQDNVLDAAQDALHWLGMRPVPIPEDVQKDLIYLLDSVAKCTVLLGPALKSTIGLLNGESLDREGTKECFRKVRRERDEVRHRKNALEKKIYGKDIDFKDIYQLLHFVDCLDNMGHNTENCAELLRSMIAR; encoded by the coding sequence ATGACATTGAGAATCCCCTTCTTCGGTCTGCTCGGAAGCCGCTCTCCCATGGAAGGGCTGGTCGAGCACTACGACAAGATCGCCGAATGCATCGCTGCCATCGACGAATCCCTTGAGTGTTACGTGTCCGGCGGAGTGTGCCGCGAGTTCAAGGAGTTGACCAAGGCCATCGACGAGATCGAGAACCACGCCGATTCCATCAAGCGGAACATTCGCAACCACTTGCCCAAGGGGTTGTTCATGGCCGTGGAGAAACACCTGTTCCTGTCCTACACCAAGAGTCAGGACAATGTTCTCGACGCGGCCCAGGACGCCTTGCATTGGCTGGGCATGCGCCCGGTACCCATCCCCGAGGACGTCCAGAAGGACCTGATCTACCTCTTGGATTCCGTGGCCAAGTGCACCGTGCTCCTCGGACCGGCCTTGAAATCGACCATTGGCCTGCTCAACGGCGAGTCCCTGGACCGCGAGGGCACCAAGGAGTGCTTCCGCAAGGTCCGCCGGGAGCGCGACGAGGTTCGCCATCGCAAAAACGCTCTGGAAAAGAAAATTTACGGCAAGGACATCGACTTCAAGGACATCTACCAGCTCCTGCATTTCGTGGATTGCCTCGACAACATGGGGCACAATACCGAGAACTGCGCCGAGCTGCTCCGATCCATGATCGCCCGATAG
- a CDS encoding YbaY family lipoprotein, with protein sequence MSRTSVRFLPVLAAIFLTLVALPGCRTTSSDTPAPDSEPSSMAALKISVSYRERMLLPPGCTLFVELVNISRLNPDDNVEAKAFLPIKAAPPFKAVFSYDPEKIVKQLHYAISARIEFNGQVLFSGDMRIDPLTWPKDKPVEITVTMVRR encoded by the coding sequence ATGTCCCGCACATCCGTCCGTTTCCTTCCCGTCCTGGCGGCCATTTTCCTGACCTTGGTCGCCCTGCCCGGTTGCCGGACCACATCGTCCGACACGCCCGCGCCCGATAGCGAGCCGAGCTCGATGGCCGCGCTCAAGATCTCGGTCTCCTACCGCGAACGCATGCTCCTGCCGCCGGGCTGCACCCTGTTCGTGGAGCTGGTCAACATCTCCCGGCTGAACCCCGACGACAACGTCGAGGCCAAGGCGTTCCTGCCGATCAAAGCCGCGCCGCCCTTCAAGGCGGTCTTCAGCTACGACCCGGAAAAAATCGTCAAGCAGCTCCACTACGCGATCTCGGCGCGCATCGAGTTTAACGGCCAGGTGCTCTTTTCCGGCGACATGCGCATAGACCCCCTGACCTGGCCCAAGGACAAGCCCGTGGAGATCACGGTGACCATGGTCCGGCGCTAG
- a CDS encoding tetratricopeptide repeat protein — MSTLKQLGILNRDGMRACNEGRPGDALFQLTQADSLARSLNSPLHEAKVRNNMALVYQMSGKYAEARVSFRIAANRAVEGGGEDTGLYRAIMRNLDSLTVQAKEKAA, encoded by the coding sequence ATGAGCACGTTGAAACAACTCGGCATCCTCAATCGAGACGGCATGCGCGCCTGCAACGAAGGCCGTCCCGGCGACGCCCTGTTCCAGTTGACCCAGGCCGACAGCCTGGCCCGGAGCCTGAATTCGCCCCTGCACGAGGCCAAAGTGCGCAACAACATGGCCCTGGTCTACCAGATGTCCGGCAAATACGCGGAGGCGCGGGTCAGCTTCCGCATCGCAGCCAATCGGGCCGTGGAGGGCGGAGGCGAGGACACCGGCCTGTACCGGGCGATCATGCGGAATCTGGATTCCCTGACCGTCCAGGCCAAAGAGAAGGCCGCCTAG
- a CDS encoding HD domain-containing phosphohydrolase — MDVFRLASAAAVPLPRPSARRSDSGRLITTALHQLAESLGNAIDAKDPHTSMHSDEVAEIALALALAMGLSPSHASVIHVAGHLHDIGKIGVPDSVFRKRGPLTDDEWRAVRQHPEVGAAILEPVAALRELGVVDMVLHHHERWDGKGYPHGLEDVAIPLGARIISVADTLSAMLQDRPYRSSLGVDHACREIVRCSGSQFDPCVVRAFSRSPGKILRLLTPGAGNGMKV; from the coding sequence ATGGATGTTTTTCGCTTGGCCTCGGCGGCGGCCGTTCCGCTGCCGAGGCCGTCCGCCCGGCGATCGGACTCCGGCCGTCTCATAACCACAGCCCTGCATCAACTCGCCGAGTCCCTGGGCAACGCCATCGACGCCAAGGACCCGCACACCTCCATGCACTCCGATGAGGTGGCCGAGATCGCCCTGGCCCTGGCTCTGGCCATGGGGCTCTCCCCGAGCCATGCCTCGGTCATCCATGTTGCCGGGCATCTGCACGACATCGGCAAGATCGGCGTGCCCGACTCGGTGTTCAGGAAGCGGGGGCCGCTCACCGACGACGAATGGCGGGCCGTGCGTCAGCACCCCGAGGTCGGGGCCGCCATCCTCGAACCCGTGGCTGCGCTGCGCGAGCTCGGCGTGGTCGATATGGTTCTCCATCATCACGAGCGATGGGATGGGAAAGGCTATCCCCACGGCCTCGAAGACGTGGCCATCCCACTCGGCGCGCGCATCATCAGTGTGGCCGATACCCTGTCCGCCATGCTCCAGGACCGGCCCTACCGTTCATCTCTGGGCGTGGACCACGCCTGCCGCGAGATCGTCCGTTGTTCCGGCTCCCAGTTCGATCCCTGTGTGGTCCGCGCCTTCAGCCGTTCCCCGGGCAAAATTCTCCGTCTCCTCACTCCCGGGGCGGGAAACGGCATGAAGGTTTGA
- a CDS encoding Mrp/NBP35 family ATP-binding protein: MSGCEGCASASPDGTCTSTTGCDKPEDQKLQKTLSRIKHKIVVMSGKGGVGKSTVAANIAVALSLAGKKVGLLDVDVHGPSVPRLLSLKGKQPHIGDQVMEPVPWSKNLSVMSLGFLLQDDRQAVIWRGPVKIGLIKQFVEDVMWGDLDFLIVDCPPGTGDEPLSTLQTLGPTAMAVIVTTPQGVAVDDVRRSVSFVGEVGNRVLGIVENMSGFACPDCGKVHNIFKSGGGEDLAKESGVQFLGRIPLDPAVADSGDEGYPFMKVHRDTATGKAMEQVIAPILALPDPPKA, encoded by the coding sequence ATGAGTGGTTGTGAAGGATGTGCCTCCGCCTCGCCTGACGGAACCTGTACCAGCACCACGGGCTGCGACAAGCCCGAAGATCAGAAACTGCAAAAGACCCTAAGCCGCATCAAACACAAGATCGTGGTCATGTCCGGCAAGGGCGGCGTGGGCAAATCCACCGTGGCCGCCAACATCGCCGTGGCCCTGTCCCTGGCCGGCAAGAAAGTCGGCCTGCTTGACGTGGATGTTCATGGCCCCAGCGTGCCGCGCCTGCTCTCGCTCAAGGGCAAGCAGCCCCACATCGGAGACCAGGTCATGGAACCCGTGCCGTGGAGCAAGAACCTGTCCGTCATGTCGCTGGGTTTTCTGCTCCAGGACGACCGCCAGGCGGTCATCTGGCGCGGTCCGGTCAAAATCGGCCTGATCAAGCAATTCGTTGAGGACGTCATGTGGGGCGATCTCGACTTTCTCATCGTCGACTGCCCCCCGGGCACCGGCGACGAGCCCCTGTCCACTCTCCAGACGCTGGGCCCCACGGCCATGGCCGTCATCGTCACCACCCCCCAGGGCGTGGCCGTGGATGACGTGCGCCGGTCCGTGTCCTTTGTCGGCGAAGTCGGCAACCGCGTGCTCGGCATCGTTGAAAACATGTCCGGTTTCGCCTGCCCCGACTGCGGCAAGGTGCATAACATCTTCAAGTCCGGCGGCGGCGAGGATCTGGCCAAGGAATCGGGCGTCCAGTTCCTCGGACGCATCCCCCTGGACCCGGCCGTGGCCGACTCCGGCGACGAGGGTTACCCCTTCATGAAGGTCCACCGCGATACCGCCACCGGCAAAGCCATGGAACAGGTCATCGCCCCCATCCTCGCCCTCCCCGACCCGCCCAAGGCGTAG
- a CDS encoding sigma 54-interacting transcriptional regulator has translation MPFPKDLPLEAVFASIADGLFTVDTDWNVTYFNEAAQRITGISEADALNRKCWDVFRSSLCDGQCAIRSCLRQGGRIVNKSIFIVRSDGTTLPISISASPLKDGRGVVIGGVETFRDLTDIHVSRQQAKDIYRFENIVGRSQALEKIFRILPQISQSEATTLLLGQSGTGKELFARAIHSLSPRKDGPFVAVNCGALPDALLESELFGYKAGAFTDARTDKPGRFEQADGGTVFLDEIGDMPRNLQVKLLRFLQEKTFEPLGGVAPVHADVRVVAATNRDLEDAVAEGAFRQDLFYRLNVVTLTLPPLTERQEDLPLLIDHFLEEFNGLRNKAIKGVSEDALHVLMRHDYPGNVRELENILEYAFILCPDGFIQMEHLPEYLQPKAGRRAASAGLSGTMDAIKRRAARQAVRRNNGKRMAASRELGITKDTLRRLLAEPAPGE, from the coding sequence ATGCCCTTTCCCAAAGACTTGCCGCTTGAGGCCGTGTTCGCCTCCATCGCCGACGGGCTATTCACCGTGGACACCGACTGGAACGTGACCTATTTCAACGAGGCCGCCCAACGCATCACCGGCATATCCGAGGCCGACGCCCTGAACCGTAAATGTTGGGACGTGTTCCGTTCGTCCCTGTGCGACGGCCAGTGCGCCATCCGGTCGTGCCTGCGCCAGGGCGGGCGCATCGTCAACAAGTCCATCTTCATCGTCCGTTCGGACGGCACCACCCTGCCCATCTCCATTTCGGCCTCGCCCCTCAAGGACGGGCGCGGTGTGGTCATCGGCGGCGTGGAGACCTTCCGCGACCTGACCGATATCCATGTCTCGCGGCAGCAGGCCAAGGACATCTACCGTTTCGAAAACATCGTGGGCCGAAGCCAGGCCCTGGAAAAGATCTTCCGCATTCTGCCGCAGATCAGCCAGTCCGAAGCCACCACCCTGCTGCTCGGCCAAAGCGGCACGGGCAAGGAGCTTTTCGCCCGGGCCATCCACTCCCTGAGCCCGCGCAAGGACGGCCCGTTCGTGGCCGTAAACTGCGGAGCCCTGCCCGACGCCCTCCTGGAATCCGAACTGTTCGGCTACAAGGCGGGCGCCTTCACCGACGCGCGCACGGACAAGCCGGGCCGGTTCGAACAAGCTGACGGCGGCACGGTTTTCCTGGACGAAATAGGAGACATGCCCCGCAACCTTCAGGTCAAGTTGTTGCGCTTTCTCCAGGAAAAGACCTTCGAACCGCTGGGCGGCGTGGCCCCGGTCCATGCCGATGTGCGCGTGGTGGCCGCCACCAACCGCGATCTCGAAGACGCCGTGGCCGAAGGGGCCTTCCGCCAGGACCTGTTCTACCGCCTCAACGTGGTCACTCTGACCCTGCCGCCCCTGACCGAACGTCAGGAGGACCTGCCCCTGCTCATCGACCACTTCCTCGAAGAGTTCAACGGGCTGCGCAACAAGGCCATCAAGGGCGTCAGCGAGGACGCCCTGCACGTGCTCATGCGCCACGACTATCCGGGCAACGTGCGCGAGCTGGAAAACATCCTCGAATACGCCTTCATCCTCTGCCCCGACGGGTTCATCCAGATGGAGCACCTCCCGGAATATCTCCAGCCCAAGGCCGGACGCCGGGCCGCGTCCGCCGGGCTAAGCGGGACCATGGACGCCATCAAGCGGCGCGCCGCCCGCCAGGCGGTACGCCGCAACAACGGCAAACGCATGGCCGCCAGCCGCGAACTGGGCATCACCAAGGATACCCTGCGGCGCCTCCTGGCCGAGCCCGCACCGGGCGAATAA
- a CDS encoding alpha/beta fold hydrolase, giving the protein MNRSTLLALVLCVFWIAPAQAGVGMVKTTFNDARRGRTLETHIWYPCDGGLVARHAENAVFEGHDAVVDGIIRHGKYPLYILLHGTTGNWRNLSWLAARLAENGAVVCAANHPGYTSGDATPVSILRAWDQPLDAGFLVDEMLRSRFKDDIDPGRVFAVGYSLGGYSALALAGARLDLRRFIDFCAANQDGSCRYFRPVLTGLTDRDFSLAEQGLRDARFTKTVAIAPGFVESFTPQSLQGITIPVLIIGAGKDQNIPPSTHFYPRLPDLPSNIAYREIAQASHFSFMQICKPGALKILAEEDAQFVCMDYGSDRRDIHERLYRYIADFMQPKAD; this is encoded by the coding sequence ATGAACAGGTCGACGCTCCTCGCACTGGTCCTGTGCGTGTTCTGGATCGCCCCCGCGCAGGCTGGGGTGGGCATGGTCAAAACCACCTTCAACGACGCCCGGCGGGGAAGGACGCTTGAAACCCACATCTGGTATCCCTGCGACGGCGGCCTTGTTGCGCGCCATGCGGAAAACGCGGTGTTCGAAGGGCACGACGCCGTCGTGGACGGCATCATACGGCACGGGAAGTATCCCCTGTATATCCTGCTCCACGGCACCACGGGCAACTGGAGAAACCTCTCCTGGCTGGCGGCCCGCCTCGCGGAGAACGGGGCCGTGGTCTGCGCGGCAAACCATCCGGGATACACCTCGGGCGACGCGACCCCGGTCTCGATCCTCCGCGCCTGGGACCAGCCCCTGGACGCGGGATTCCTGGTGGACGAGATGCTGCGCTCCCGGTTCAAGGACGACATCGATCCCGGCAGGGTCTTCGCGGTCGGCTATTCCCTTGGCGGATACAGCGCTCTGGCCCTGGCCGGCGCCCGGCTCGACCTGCGCCGCTTCATCGATTTCTGTGCGGCGAACCAGGACGGGTCATGCCGCTATTTTCGCCCCGTCCTAACCGGACTCACGGACCGGGACTTCAGCCTGGCCGAACAGGGCCTGAGAGATGCGCGCTTCACCAAGACTGTGGCCATCGCGCCGGGATTCGTCGAGTCGTTTACCCCGCAGTCCCTTCAAGGCATCACCATCCCGGTCCTGATCATCGGCGCGGGCAAGGACCAGAACATTCCGCCCTCCACCCACTTCTACCCCCGATTGCCCGATTTACCGTCCAACATCGCCTACCGGGAAATAGCGCAGGCCTCGCACTTCAGTTTCATGCAGATCTGCAAGCCCGGCGCGCTGAAAATCCTGGCCGAGGAGGACGCGCAGTTCGTCTGCATGGACTACGGGAGCGACCGGAGGGACATCCATGAAAGGCTCTACCGATACATCGCGGATTTCATGCAGCCGAAGGCCGACTAG
- the hypB gene encoding hydrogenase nickel incorporation protein HypB gives MSKEVTIVRNVLEANDRLADELQNNFRVKKILCLNLMSSPGAGKTTLLERTLTDLKDEFKMAVIEGDLQTDNDAQRVAATGAQAVQINTEGGCHLDSGMVMDALKAIDTDGLDILFVENVGNLVCPAEFNVGEDYKVTLLSVTEGDDKPEKYPFMFHISAVMLLNKTDLLPYVDFDLNKAEAHAKKLNKDIQVMPISARTGENMEQWYAWLRKKRAEKL, from the coding sequence ATGTCCAAGGAAGTGACCATAGTCCGCAACGTCCTCGAGGCCAACGACCGCCTGGCCGACGAGCTGCAAAATAATTTCCGGGTCAAGAAAATCCTCTGCCTGAACCTGATGAGTTCGCCGGGCGCGGGCAAGACAACTCTGCTCGAACGCACCCTGACCGACCTCAAGGACGAGTTCAAGATGGCCGTCATCGAAGGCGACCTCCAGACCGACAACGACGCCCAGCGCGTGGCCGCCACCGGCGCCCAGGCCGTGCAGATCAACACCGAAGGCGGCTGCCACCTGGATTCCGGCATGGTCATGGACGCGCTCAAGGCCATCGACACCGACGGACTGGACATCCTCTTCGTGGAGAACGTGGGCAACCTGGTCTGCCCGGCCGAATTCAACGTGGGCGAAGACTACAAGGTCACCCTGCTGTCCGTGACCGAGGGCGACGACAAGCCCGAGAAATACCCGTTCATGTTCCACATTTCCGCGGTCATGCTCCTGAACAAGACCGACCTGCTGCCCTACGTGGACTTCGACCTGAACAAGGCCGAGGCCCACGCCAAGAAGCTGAACAAGGACATCCAGGTCATGCCCATCTCCGCCCGCACCGGCGAAAACATGGAGCAATGGTACGCCTGGCTTCGCAAGAAGCGCGCCGAAAAGCTGTAG
- a CDS encoding hydrogenase maturation nickel metallochaperone HypA, producing MHEMSIVESILGILREEMVKYDGQKLTKVTLKNGQLAGVVTESLQFAWEALIPGGEFDGAELEIIEVPVKVACGECGEVFSPDHTRCMPCPKCEALLGHTVLEGKELLIDSIEVDDQQ from the coding sequence ATGCATGAAATGTCGATTGTCGAATCCATCCTCGGCATCCTGCGCGAAGAGATGGTCAAATACGACGGCCAGAAGCTCACGAAAGTGACCCTGAAAAACGGCCAATTGGCCGGAGTGGTCACGGAATCCCTGCAATTCGCCTGGGAAGCGCTCATTCCCGGCGGCGAATTTGACGGGGCCGAGCTTGAAATCATCGAGGTGCCCGTAAAGGTGGCCTGCGGCGAATGCGGCGAGGTATTCAGCCCGGACCATACCCGGTGCATGCCCTGCCCCAAGTGCGAGGCCCTGCTGGGCCACACGGTGCTGGAAGGGAAAGAACTGCTCATCGACTCCATCGAAGTGGACGACCAGCAATAA